TTAGCcatgttgttattatttttggttttatgtttCTTTAAGAATAttcattcctttttttttttaaatgcccTTTCAttccaaagaaattaaaaaacttgtttttctttttttcattagaAGAGATTCCTACATCGAAATATTTACTTCTATCATATTTCTTATTTTGCTTAGCACTAGTTTCTACAGCGATAACCTTGTTTGAACCAAGCTccatgttaaatttattttcacaaattcgagtttctttctcaatttgtttgtgttttagtAGTTGGTTAATGGTTAGATCTTCTTAAGTGTGAAACAATTTCattctatatattattatacgtAGAAGAcaattttgaaataatcataGGAACTTCAAATGATTTAGAAATTTCCACCTTCATATCTGTAGGTTTAGAAAATAGTACTTGCAATTCACCAAATTGATTCATGATAGATTTATTATTTCCTAtagtaaattacaaatatttcatACAAGTGAAACGATCATTTCTTTGTTTCTCGATGGTATAATTCTCCTCTAGAGCATGCCAAATATATTGGGGAGAGTCAAAGGAGTAAAATAGATCATATAATCAATATGAAAGTTGATTCAAAACGTCTTTTGCAACACATATCATCATCCTCTCTCTTCTTATGTACAATCTTTATTTCATCATAATCTTCTAGCCTTGGTTAAGGTAATGGAGGTTATTCTAGGACTTAAAAGACCGCTAATTCGTTTGGAAGAAATTTCGTTTTATTCTTTCAATGGGTAAAGTTGAAACCATCAAACCACTCTAATTTGTAGATGTTTTGATTGATCAACTATGAATTCGTAgtaaaatatcactttaaaattgttaaaaattttgatagggGGTTGATGAAAAAACTTCAAGAAAAGATATTGAGCTTTGAGATGTGAAACAATTTCCTTAAAGTGAAACTTACCATATACAATTTTGGGATCATGCAAACTCACTTCTAGGAGAAAGTTCCAAAAATCTATAGTTTACAAACATTGAAGATTTCcaagaaaaaatcaattgaaagtGAAGTGTTTCAAGAAAGAAGTTAAGTATGTCAAGTGAACGATTATGCAATTGATCATGTCTTATCTAGAAAATGAGAAGGCACTTTTTGGTTTGTGATTAAGcaccaaaaacaatttcattggTTAAGAATAAGTACCAAAATAATTGCATTAGTTTGaataattacaatattctgTATAGACACACCTTTAACTTAAAAATGGATACACAGGTTAGCTTTTAATAAGCACAACCGTTGTCTCTTgaagaattatttataatttgaaccgttgaaatataatttgaatatgcCATAACAAACATAAATACTTAAGGATACGACACCCATCTTGTTTTTTGCATCCGTGCCAAAGTTTTGATCCTAGGTTGTTTCTAATGGAACAGGATCTTCATTTGGTTGTTCAATGTTCTTTTCAAAATTCTTGGACATGAGACACCCATTTTATATCATTGAAGTCAAGAATGAACTTGTTCCACCAACCTGTTCCAAAAGGACACAAGTTGTTATATTCAAGAACTACTTGTTCAAGGATCGACGGAATATGAAATGCCCGTTAACCTTGGAACACCTATTCCTTTAGCCTGGACTGtttgtttttagtttaattGTCAAGTATCAAACCTTTTATTCCATTGTTATCCATTTATTCCTATTAATGccttttattcatattttaaagtaAGACTTGACTTGTATTAGTATTATAAATTGCCATTAAATCCATCAAGTCATGTAGAAGTTGATCCTGTTCATAGAACAGTGCCTTTGCCATTGTCATTAGCTCAAAATCTCTTGCTCCAAATTGGTATTGCAGAAAAGAACAATCCATGATGCTCTTCAACTGATTTCACTCAAGCGGCTACCTCATGGAGTTGACGATTGATAACAACATGTCAAAGTATTTTTATGGTAGGTTTAATGAGAATATTTGGGTGGTTGAAACAATTACAACGATGATTGGGTTGGTAAACTGGCTTTTGCGGTCGAAGGGGAAGATGGTGATCAACGCCATGGGGATAATATGAGGAAGGTTGTGGAGGTTGTGGGTGGTGCAGACAACAACTGGATTTTTATGTGTCTTACTCAGATGAGAAGGTGAGAGGAGAGGTgagaaaggaaatgaaaagCGGTGGCATTGGCAAAGCCAGGATTTGCGCCGGGGTGGGGGGTGCGCTTCACGGCTCCGTCATTATTCATTAATCAACACATATTTTACTTTAtagtaacactcaatcaaatGTTAAGTCTatacaaaaaatgataattttctaattataatgCACAACACCAGCAAACTCATATGGTAAATACAAAAGGTATACATCATCATATAAACTcacataaatgataataaaaagatCTAAACTTTATGTTCATCACATTTGACAATTTGTTATCAACAAAATATCACATAACCAATTTAACAAGCCTACCCCAAACAAGATGAAAAACAATAggatgtaaattttttttagggtAGCATTTGTGTTATAACAAATGCtgagtttgagtttgtgttAGAACTTTAAACTACAATTCATGGTGTTTTCTTAGGAAACCATTGAGGAGGGAGAGAGTGCCAATGGTGCGGTTGACAATACACCAAAGTGAATAACCGGAAAGAATAGTTGTTAAAAAGAGAGAATACATATTTGAGAGTGTAAGTAcgatgtttttttattttgaggaGGCGATTGTTAACACTAAAATATGGAAATCCTAGATGATGAGagtgaaaaaataactttttgaaataaaattagggaaaaattgttaattttcaaaactaagatgAGAAAAGGGGATAaagttttcattctttaaataaaattattatatgatatttttaaccgaagttaaataatgaattagtatttcggttttaaaaacttagtgaATGAGAGTTTAAGAatgaactaaaccttgggtgaaattAAGtctttttgacctttttttttatttggtaagTTGTAGAAGTTAATCTAAAGGCAATGCTATGTTTGACAAgttttgcatataaaaattGCTCAAACATTGAAATAGAAACGGCATATGgttaaatatataatgagaaaataaaaaatgttccAAATAAAAGGGAGCCAAAAAggcaaaaatacaaaaaatttagttaaaatgatTCCCCTAAAACCTCTGGATTTAATATATGTCTCCAAAACAAAGCCACCAAGAAATAGATCAATAGATCTCAGCTATTGCAGCCAAAGGAGAGGCAGTCATAAtacattaaaaacttaaaaacaaaacagaatTAGCTAACCTAATAGAGAGCATGTGATAAACAGAGATCTAAATCTCCCAAGGACTCCATTCATAgaatcttattaataataataataaaggataATCAATCGGTGAAATTGCATCATAGACACAAAAACTGCAATTATGACCAACATTTCCTCATTAATTCCAAAAACACTGAACCATTCGAGATGCTTTAACATGAAAttgttacagaaaaataaaaattttacttggAAGCTAGAACTAGAAGCAACGGGATGCGGGTCTAAAAATTCTTTGAGGCGACCGAATTTGAAGAATGGGATGCGGTGAATAGGTTAGGGATTTGGAAATTAAGTTTTTCAGCTTGTTaaccagaaaaaaaaacttagtatTAAAGTTGGGCTTAATGAAACAAATAAGAGTGGACCTTCATTAAAaacttcagaaaaaaaaaatttggactTAAGGATGGGTCTGGGCCTACGTTAATGTGGCCCAATTCCACCTCTAGGGGTGGTGACGGTGAGAGAGGTGACAAAAAATGAGAGAGAAGAGGAGAGGAAATGTGGTAACAGTGGTGTTGGTGACAGGGGAGGGGACAGTGGTGAAAAAAATATGCCAGAatgtaaaagagaaaaagaagcaGCATTGAGCTTTTCTATTTTTCgtctatataatattttattttgaaattttttggaTATTATAGGAAtgtaaattgacatttttaccctttttccttcaattttccGTTAGCAAGTTATGTATTATACTAggtgagaaaatataatttatttatgtaaagagtgaaaaagtattttttaGCAAACCCTGGGTGGGAAAATTTTAATCACTCAAGTTTTAATTGCTAATCCTTCTTTATTTAGACAATTACATATTTATGTTTGAGGTTACTagaaatgatatttattaaatttcatatggAGACTATCTATCTCAAAGTTCCAGAAACTCTGCTTTCGCATGCTGGGAGGGAGTACTAATACAAATagaaactaaaaatgaaaatctgCCAATCTGGTTCACACAAAtattttggataattaatttgttGGAAAATCCATGTCAATTCTATAGATTGAATTACAgtagaattcaaatttgttcGATGCACATATTTGAATGAATGTGATCcgaggttttaataattaatctcttCCACAACACATTTTGCGTTTGTATCTGGTCAATATGGATTCTGTCATGAGTACTTGAGCAGTGTATTTGGGAGATTgtctctcttttgtttttgggaggagaagaaaatagaaatgcaCCGATATATTCTATATATTGCATTGTATATGTAAAACGGTAATTTtgaaacattatatatatatatatatatatatatatatatatatatatatatgtttaaggCAAAAGGATAATTTCCTACCAAGATTTAGTAAAAGAACAAATTTCTAtctattaactttcaaaaacttaaatactcactcatttattaaaattcactgtTATGAATAAgtgtaaaattgtcatttaattaaaaaattaagaaaactaaaaataatttatttccccctaggtttataaatttgaaattttctcccttaaaggtttgaaaaatcacctgTTTCCTAAGGTTTTGAAACTGTCACCAAAGACGACAGAGTTCGCCACCTCCGACCACATCGCTTCCACTTCGACGGATTTTGTCTTTGTCCAAAAACATCTTCGATGAGTAAAAGTATGATAGAAGTGGCCGAGAACCGTCGTGGGATGGATATGCGCAAAGCACAACGATCCGTCATGTGACGAATCTTCGACGACTCCGCTTCTAATTATCGCCTTCGTGGCCTCTTTGTGACTTTGTCATCGTTATGGAGGCTAGAAGGAGAGCCGATAGATGAAAGGTTAGTTGAAAAATGTCGTCAGAGAAGGAATGAAACCCTAGGAGAGAAATGACAATTCTTCAAACTTTCGGTGggaaaaatgtttgatttatacACAAGCGGAAAaatggaataattttttttaatatttttaattaaatgataattttacctttaattttaagaataaattttaatagaaagataggtatttaaatttttaaaatttgattcacGAGACTTTGTttcattaaactttgggtgggacatagtcctttggcctatgtTTAAATATCTAATCGTCACCAACCCTCATAACTGCTATGATAGTCAATTATGTTATAGGTCAGGTTACTGTGATAAGTGAACCCAAAcccaataatatatttaattaggcATTTAAAATCTTTTGCAAGTGGGGCAAAgccatttaatttttatccatGAATCAAAATACCACCAGAGGCTCATCATTACTAGtaaatatctcttatattaacCAACATTCGTATACTTTATCCGGCTCTGGTTTTACTGTCacttttttgtttgattttggcACCAAATAACCAGATAAAATTttccacaaaataaaaaatttgaaaatgattacAGATTAACTATTGAACTTTGTAATACAGAATCACTGATAAGAAACAAGATTGGAATGAGGACCTCTAGcgaaaataatgaaaacttgCCTTGAAGCTATGGTATGTAATTGAGAAATGCTGTTTTAGACAGGAAATTTTTCGGGCCTCCTTTTTCTTTGCAATTTTCACATCTGGGCAATTCCCAAGTCAGTCCAAGTCCGAAACTATTGTCAGCGACATAAGGACTATATGCAAACGGAATTGCAATGGTTTTCATTACCCTGCAATACAATGGAACCTCCACAGATGGTTTCACAGTGTAAACAAAATATGCAGAGCTGCTACTTAAACATGGCACTTGCTTGAAAGAAGGCGGCAGCCTGGCTGAACAATTGAGGTATGTGTAGTTCTTCACAACATAGTAATAGCGGAAGACCGAAGGAAGAGAAAGATTGAGGTTCAGAAAAACTTCATGAACACAGTTTTTGGGGTCGACAAGTTGAAGTTTCTTCGTATGGTAATTGATTGATTTCACAACCAAGTCACCGTAAGATGGGAAGTGAATCATAGTTGTGTTTTCTTTACAAAAAAGCTCGAAAGCAGGGTGACCGCAGTTTTGATGTAGCCGGTCTTTCAGCCAAAAAGGGTAACGAATTTCGGGTGCAGCTGCGTCATGACTGCATTGTACTGGTGGGCAGTTTGCTTCAATAGGCTTTGTGTTAGCATAGAATGAAGTTACGaagagaatgaagaagaaaaaagaaaccatTTCTGCATAAACAAGAAGTTGAAGTGCTAATGGTTGGTATTAGTATTTTGTATTGGTTGTGTCTCTTTCAGTGAAGGCGGCAAGGAGCTTTGAGCCGCCCTGGAGTAACTAATGCTggattttcttctttattttcatttttctctttactctttctcttttatgctggaaagaagaagagaatatTTCCACTTGACTTAGAAGAAATAGGTGCCTTGCAAGTTTTTCCAACCTTCTTCTTAGTGTTAATTGACTTGGAAGTTGTTAAGAAAGAGGCTTGATTGGGACTGTGTCAAATTATTCCCAAGTCTTAAACGCAAACAAGACGGTTTTGTGTAGTGGTTGGCCTGCTGCTTTCAG
This sequence is a window from Mangifera indica cultivar Alphonso chromosome 20, CATAS_Mindica_2.1, whole genome shotgun sequence. Protein-coding genes within it:
- the LOC123204018 gene encoding RING-H2 finger protein ATL22-like, whose protein sequence is MVSFFFFILFVTSFYANTKPIEANCPPVQCSHDAAAPEIRYPFWLKDRLHQNCGHPAFELFCKENTTMIHFPSYGDLVVKSINYHTKKLQLVDPKNCVHEVFLNLNLSLPSVFRYYYVVKNYTYLNCSARLPPSFKQVPCLSSSSAYFVYTVKPSVEVPLYCRVMKTIAIPFAYSPYVADNSFGLGLTWELPRCENCKEKGGPKNFLSKTAFLNYIP